In the Novosphingobium sp. 9 genome, one interval contains:
- a CDS encoding alkaline phosphatase family protein, translating to MRPLRPVLIAPALLALATALAVPTVALADAAPASAPEAPPATPPRLILAISIDQFSADLFAQYREHFTHGFARLQQGAVFPQGFQSHAATETCPGHSTLLTGVHPARTGIVANDWFVPGLARADKEVYCVEDETNPKSTPDDPVVTTKHLKAPTLGDLLKRKNPRTINAAVSAKDRAAVMMSGHDTDAVYWFKDQGFTTFEDRRISKAVVAENAAMAARVNAGDGDLAAPDWCGTLDRATQMGGFTIGTYKFPLKAGDWKAYANGPRIDDATGEMALRMVDELGMGKDAVPDVLSVSFSATDKVGHAYGTEGVEMCIQLARLDATLGRLFDALDQRGIDYEVVLSADHGGFDAPERLAQQGYPSAQRIDPALTGKALGQAISAETGIAAPSGPLLFGGGSSGDIWVAAGLTPDQRHTVIAALVKKLAAHPQIAAVYTADELANMPVPQGAPQDWTMEQRVRASFVAGVSGDVLMMTKRGVVPGKPRPGAVATHGSPWDYDRRVPMLFWRKGMIGFEQPDPVETVDIAPTLAATVGLVEPKGTWDGRCLDIAAGEADSCAR from the coding sequence ATGCGCCCGCTTCGACCCGTTCTTATCGCCCCGGCTCTCCTCGCGCTGGCGACCGCACTGGCGGTGCCGACCGTCGCTCTCGCCGATGCCGCGCCTGCTTCGGCACCCGAGGCTCCGCCCGCAACGCCCCCGCGCCTGATCCTCGCGATCTCGATCGACCAGTTCTCCGCCGATCTCTTTGCGCAGTATCGTGAGCACTTCACCCACGGTTTTGCGCGGTTGCAGCAGGGCGCGGTATTCCCGCAAGGGTTCCAGTCGCACGCGGCGACCGAGACCTGCCCCGGTCATTCCACGCTGCTGACCGGCGTGCATCCGGCGCGCACCGGGATCGTTGCCAACGACTGGTTCGTGCCCGGCCTCGCCCGCGCGGATAAGGAAGTCTACTGCGTCGAGGACGAGACCAACCCGAAGAGCACGCCCGACGATCCGGTGGTGACGACGAAGCATCTCAAGGCGCCGACGCTGGGCGATCTGCTCAAGCGCAAGAACCCCAGGACGATCAACGCCGCCGTCTCTGCGAAGGACCGTGCGGCGGTGATGATGAGCGGGCATGACACCGATGCCGTCTACTGGTTCAAGGATCAGGGCTTCACCACCTTCGAGGACCGCAGGATTTCGAAAGCCGTTGTTGCCGAGAACGCGGCGATGGCGGCGCGCGTAAACGCAGGCGACGGCGATCTGGCCGCGCCGGACTGGTGCGGCACGCTGGACCGCGCGACGCAGATGGGCGGCTTCACCATCGGCACGTACAAGTTCCCGCTGAAGGCCGGGGACTGGAAGGCCTATGCCAACGGCCCGCGCATCGACGATGCCACCGGCGAAATGGCGCTGCGCATGGTCGACGAACTGGGCATGGGCAAGGATGCGGTGCCCGATGTGCTCTCGGTCAGCTTCTCGGCCACCGACAAGGTCGGCCATGCCTATGGCACCGAGGGTGTCGAGATGTGCATCCAGCTGGCGCGCCTCGATGCAACGCTGGGCCGTCTGTTCGACGCGCTCGATCAGCGCGGGATCGATTACGAGGTGGTGCTGAGTGCCGATCACGGCGGCTTCGATGCGCCCGAGCGGCTGGCGCAGCAGGGCTATCCCAGTGCGCAGCGCATCGATCCGGCGCTGACCGGCAAGGCGCTGGGGCAGGCGATTTCCGCCGAGACCGGGATCGCCGCGCCGTCCGGCCCGCTGCTGTTCGGTGGCGGTAGCTCCGGCGATATCTGGGTGGCGGCGGGGCTGACGCCCGACCAGCGCCACACGGTGATCGCGGCGCTGGTGAAGAAGCTCGCCGCTCACCCGCAGATCGCGGCGGTCTATACGGCGGACGAGCTGGCGAATATGCCGGTGCCGCAGGGCGCGCCGCAGGACTGGACGATGGAACAGCGCGTGCGTGCTTCGTTCGTCGCAGGCGTCTCGGGCGACGTGCTGATGATGACGAAGCGCGGCGTCGTGCCCGGCAAGCCGCGTCCCGGCGCGGTCGCGACGCATGGCAGCCCCTGGGATTACGACCGCCGCGTGCCGATGCTGTTCTGGCGTAAGGGCATGATCGGGTTCGAACAGCCCGATCCGGTGGAAACCGTTGATATCGCGCCGACCCTTGCCGCCACGGTGGGTCTGGTCGAGCCGAAGGGCACCTGGGACGGAAGGTGTCTCGACATTGCTGCGGGAGAGGCCGATAGCTGCGCGCGATGA